A part of Halobaculum sp. MBLA0143 genomic DNA contains:
- the pcm gene encoding protein-L-isoaspartate O-methyltransferase has translation MPDSTDRLPDALAPEWRRLFLVAVVATLVGVAGTQLLTPEPPPVSADTPDTTTVSADVLDARTPTPVSPSATAATVGGTDTPLPTVATLSPTQTRRPTVTATATATPTTATPASSTTPPPRFTPSTTPPPRSTSSATPTPDRGPGVVILTIQADAPGTERENLGREFVVFHNPGRRPLQVGNWTVADADGHRYRFPSRAVVAGGETVTLHTGRGRDGPRHRYWNRSTPVWNNGGDVVIVRDADGDVRARQAYGDATSQGVEFFGRGDVRERVDPDVARERMVARLQRLDRVERPETVTALRSVPRHEFLPDESVAAAYADRPRPIDAGQTISAPHAVAWITDLLGLSAGDRVLEIGTGCGYHAAVTAAVVDRGPVYSVEYREELARAARERFDRVGRDVRVRVGDGHEGWAEHAPYDAAYLTCAPPVVPQAVIDQVRPGGRVVAPVGTGSQQLVRLHVESGGVRREEHGDVRFVTMAGDE, from the coding sequence GTGCCAGACAGCACAGACCGGCTCCCGGACGCGCTCGCCCCCGAGTGGCGACGACTCTTCCTCGTCGCCGTCGTCGCCACGCTCGTCGGTGTCGCCGGCACGCAACTGCTGACCCCAGAGCCACCCCCCGTCTCGGCCGACACGCCGGACACGACGACCGTCTCTGCGGACGTGTTGGACGCCCGGACCCCGACCCCGGTGTCGCCGAGCGCGACCGCCGCGACCGTCGGCGGGACGGACACCCCACTCCCCACAGTGGCGACACTGTCACCGACACAGACGAGACGGCCGACGGTCACTGCGACCGCGACGGCCACGCCGACGACCGCGACACCCGCCTCGTCGACGACGCCTCCGCCCCGGTTCACGCCGTCGACGACGCCTCCGCCTCGGTCCACCTCGTCGGCGACACCGACACCCGACCGCGGCCCTGGGGTGGTGATCCTCACGATCCAGGCGGACGCCCCGGGGACGGAACGCGAGAACCTCGGTCGGGAGTTCGTCGTCTTCCACAACCCCGGTCGACGGCCGCTCCAGGTCGGCAACTGGACGGTCGCGGACGCGGACGGTCACCGCTACCGGTTCCCGTCGCGTGCAGTCGTCGCCGGCGGCGAGACCGTCACCCTCCACACCGGGCGGGGACGCGACGGCCCCAGACACCGGTACTGGAACCGGTCGACCCCCGTGTGGAACAACGGGGGTGACGTAGTGATCGTCCGGGACGCGGACGGAGACGTGCGGGCGCGGCAGGCGTACGGTGACGCGACGAGCCAGGGGGTGGAGTTTTTCGGCCGGGGCGACGTACGCGAGCGCGTGGACCCGGATGTCGCGCGGGAACGGATGGTCGCGCGGCTCCAGCGGCTGGATCGGGTGGAGCGACCGGAGACGGTCACGGCGTTGCGGTCCGTGCCGCGCCACGAGTTCCTCCCCGACGAGTCCGTCGCGGCGGCGTACGCCGACCGCCCGCGTCCCATCGACGCCGGTCAGACGATCAGTGCGCCCCACGCCGTCGCGTGGATCACGGACCTGTTGGGGCTGTCGGCCGGCGACCGGGTGTTGGAGATCGGCACCGGCTGCGGCTACCACGCTGCCGTGACGGCTGCGGTCGTCGACCGTGGGCCCGTCTACTCCGTGGAGTACCGCGAGGAGCTGGCGCGGGCCGCCCGCGAGCGGTTCGACAGAGTCGGCCGTGACGTGCGGGTCCGGGTGGGCGACGGTCACGAGGGGTGGGCGGAGCACGCCCCGTACGACGCCGCCTACCTGACGTGTGCGCCGCCGGTCGTCCCGCAGGCGGTGATCGACCAAGTTCGACCCGGCGGTCGGGTCGTCGCTCCGGTCGGCACCGGCTCACAGCAGCTCGTCCGGCTCCACGTCGAGTCGGGCGGCGTCCGCCGGGAGGAACACGGCGACGTCCGGTTCGTGACGATGGCCGGCGACGAGTGA
- a CDS encoding phosphopantetheine adenylyltransferase — MDVALGGTFDPIHDGHRALFARAFELGDVTVGLTADELAPETRHTERYVEPFAERRRALDAELSSFAADHDREYTVRELTEPTGIAVEPQFDVLVVSPETADGGERINEIRESRGLDPLRIEVVDHVPAEDGDRISSTRVVRGEIDEHGNLTPDREGRSATRE, encoded by the coding sequence ATGGACGTGGCGCTGGGTGGGACGTTCGATCCGATCCACGACGGTCACCGTGCGTTGTTCGCTCGGGCGTTCGAGCTCGGGGACGTGACTGTCGGGCTCACCGCCGACGAGTTGGCGCCGGAGACGCGTCACACGGAACGGTACGTCGAGCCGTTCGCGGAGCGGCGCCGCGCGTTGGACGCGGAGCTGTCGTCGTTCGCGGCCGACCACGACCGGGAGTACACGGTCCGAGAGCTGACGGAGCCGACGGGAATCGCGGTCGAGCCGCAGTTCGACGTGCTCGTGGTGTCGCCGGAGACGGCAGACGGCGGCGAACGGATCAACGAGATCCGGGAGTCACGCGGGCTGGACCCGCTCCGAATCGAGGTGGTGGATCACGTTCCTGCCGAAGACGGCGACCGGATCTCTTCGACTCGGGTCGTCCGCGGCGAGATCGACGAACACGGCAACCTCACGCCCGACCGCGAGGGTCGGTCGGCGACACGAGAGTAA
- a CDS encoding DUF5518 domain-containing protein has translation MDPSESTQQSGDQRWRYGVVGGLLAAPSVALSYWQTGSEVSVVSVALVALLVGYVAKRRSAYGDGIGARVGVVGGLPILWASYDFAVSSVGLSNPSWFTGASLVLLGGFTIVGFGMAGLLGEVGARVGGWLADRTSRSRRVAHS, from the coding sequence ATGGACCCAAGCGAATCGACACAGCAGAGTGGAGATCAGAGATGGCGGTACGGTGTCGTCGGCGGACTGCTCGCCGCCCCGTCGGTGGCTCTCAGCTACTGGCAGACGGGGTCGGAGGTGTCGGTCGTCTCGGTCGCGCTCGTCGCCCTCCTCGTCGGGTACGTGGCGAAACGTCGCTCGGCGTACGGTGACGGAATCGGGGCTCGCGTCGGTGTGGTCGGTGGACTGCCGATCCTCTGGGCGAGCTACGACTTCGCGGTGTCCAGCGTCGGGCTGTCGAACCCGTCGTGGTTCACGGGGGCGAGCCTCGTGCTCCTCGGCGGCTTCACGATCGTCGGGTTCGGAATGGCCGGGTTGCTCGGAGAAGTCGGCGCGAGAGTCGGCGGGTGGCTGGCCGATCGGACCAGTCGGAGCCGTCGTGTCGCTCACAGCTAA
- a CDS encoding DsbA family protein: protein MTRDAPSTTRRDWLAAVAAGGTLATAGCLGGGGGSAGGSTSYGCGDGGETVSEAGQPALGPTDAAVTVQVWEDFSCPHCATWSTEHFPQLREEYLGDGQVRYEHHDFPIPVRDWAWGTASASRAVYEATDGATFFDFVKRVYEQQSDYSLQVVGDAADAAGVDPCTAVEAARGDTYRPVIEADKQTGLDTGVEGTPAVFVNGQAVSGERTFENVAPVIDDAL, encoded by the coding sequence GTGACACGAGACGCTCCATCTACGACACGGCGTGACTGGCTCGCTGCGGTCGCGGCCGGTGGCACGCTGGCGACGGCCGGCTGTCTCGGCGGTGGCGGCGGCAGTGCCGGCGGTAGTACCTCGTACGGCTGTGGAGACGGCGGCGAGACGGTGTCCGAGGCCGGACAGCCGGCGCTGGGGCCGACGGACGCCGCCGTGACGGTCCAGGTGTGGGAGGACTTCTCCTGTCCCCACTGTGCCACTTGGAGCACGGAGCACTTCCCGCAGCTGCGCGAGGAGTACCTGGGCGACGGCCAGGTACGGTACGAACACCACGATTTCCCGATTCCGGTGCGCGACTGGGCGTGGGGGACGGCGAGTGCCAGCCGCGCGGTGTACGAGGCGACCGACGGGGCGACCTTCTTCGACTTCGTGAAGCGAGTGTACGAGCAACAGAGCGACTACAGTCTCCAGGTGGTCGGCGACGCCGCAGACGCCGCCGGCGTGGATCCGTGTACGGCAGTCGAGGCCGCCCGCGGGGACACCTACCGGCCAGTGATCGAGGCCGACAAACAGACCGGGCTCGACACCGGAGTGGAGGGGACGCCGGCCGTGTTCGTGAACGGGCAGGCCGTCTCCGGCGAACGGACGTTCGAGAACGTGGCGCCGGTGATCGACGACGCGCTGTAG
- a CDS encoding transcription initiation factor IIB family protein — MYRARDEVDEEEHLARLRQAAESLDLPATARSNATELFLTNVPDAERSKPAVAAAALYAGALVAGAQRPQTAVADAMGVTRLSVQQHWKELLDDAGFEPPEW, encoded by the coding sequence GTGTACCGAGCCAGAGACGAGGTGGACGAGGAGGAACACCTCGCCAGACTGCGCCAGGCGGCAGAGTCGTTGGACCTGCCGGCGACGGCGCGGTCGAACGCGACGGAGCTGTTCCTCACGAACGTCCCCGACGCCGAGCGGTCGAAGCCCGCCGTCGCCGCGGCCGCGTTGTACGCCGGCGCGCTCGTCGCCGGCGCTCAGCGACCCCAGACCGCCGTCGCCGACGCGATGGGGGTGACACGGCTGTCCGTCCAACAACACTGGAAGGAACTGCTCGACGACGCCGGGTTCGAGCCGCCGGAGTGGTGA
- a CDS encoding 30S ribosomal protein S10, which produces MTFVTKLRFQSGDRDALDDTVDELVEMLRRKGVKCKGPHTHPSDLVRVPLHGDLAPDSEVDTWAYEVYRRELEIHGSDDIAGQVGHMDFHDAVHVEIEIDQKTPMGT; this is translated from the coding sequence ATGACGTTCGTCACCAAGCTCCGCTTCCAGAGCGGGGACCGCGACGCGCTGGACGACACCGTCGACGAGTTGGTCGAGATGCTCCGCCGGAAGGGTGTCAAGTGCAAGGGGCCACACACTCACCCTTCGGACCTCGTCCGGGTGCCGCTCCACGGTGATCTCGCGCCCGACAGCGAGGTCGACACCTGGGCCTACGAGGTGTACCGACGCGAACTGGAGATCCACGGCAGCGACGACATCGCCGGCCAGGTCGGCCACATGGACTTCCACGACGCGGTCCACGTCGAGATCGAGATCGACCAGAAGACACCGATGGGAACCTGA
- a CDS encoding helix-turn-helix domain-containing protein, producing the protein MTDDQSETTEGEGGHDDGDTEPDGGPREGLRDAAERFGETATSAADGFDERLVDLLAWVLDTETRARIYAFLRQSPGSTSDEVADGTDLYPSTVREALAELHDDGFVTRGKRASTGAGNNPYEYEAIPPAELVDSVVDEVQSGLNTVFNLDERLSRGDTNGVSEPVRITVETDRDGGVDRVGTDPPEGDDDEGRT; encoded by the coding sequence ATGACCGACGATCAGTCGGAGACGACCGAGGGGGAAGGGGGGCACGACGACGGCGACACAGAGCCCGACGGCGGGCCGCGCGAGGGGCTCCGAGACGCCGCAGAGCGGTTCGGCGAGACGGCTACGTCGGCCGCCGACGGCTTCGACGAACGGCTCGTCGACCTCCTGGCGTGGGTGTTGGACACGGAGACACGGGCGCGGATCTACGCGTTCCTGCGACAGTCGCCGGGGTCGACCAGCGACGAGGTGGCAGACGGGACGGATCTGTACCCCAGCACCGTCCGAGAGGCGTTGGCGGAGCTACACGACGACGGGTTCGTCACTCGGGGGAAACGGGCGTCGACGGGCGCGGGCAACAACCCGTACGAGTACGAGGCGATCCCCCCGGCGGAACTCGTCGACAGCGTCGTCGACGAGGTGCAGTCGGGGCTGAACACGGTGTTCAACCTGGACGAGCGGCTGTCGCGCGGCGACACGAACGGGGTGTCGGAGCCGGTGCGGATCACGGTCGAGACGGACCGCGACGGGGGCGTCGACCGCGTCGGGACGGACCCGCCGGAGGGAGACGACGACGAGGGCCGAACGTGA
- a CDS encoding acyl-CoA dehydrogenase family protein, translating to MNLLDESVVPEHARGVKREAREFADEEIAPVAADYYDAGDYPWEVLEAGQEAGLVAADIPEEYGGRGFDLEQILAMAEEFYRADAGIGLTLMLASFGTELVETYGSEELKQEYLPPVAAGEQLSGLAVSEPETGSDLAGMTTAAEKVEGGYEITGEKYWVGNGVEADWLTVYAKTGDSEDRYGNYSLFVVETDRDGYEAEHIPEKMGMRASKQAHIVFDDCFVPEENRVGPEGSGFYALADFFNHGRVVVGGHGIGLAAAAVEEAWDFVHGRNAFGRNVSEFQAVQHDLADMRTEFEAARSLNWRAAEKVEHGEQSGLWAAMAKMKSTETAVDCAERGMQLHGGRSILLENRISRVYRDVRIPVIYEGANEIQRNLIYRQS from the coding sequence CTGAATCTGTTAGACGAGTCGGTCGTCCCCGAACACGCCCGCGGCGTGAAGCGAGAGGCCCGCGAGTTCGCAGACGAGGAGATCGCCCCGGTCGCCGCCGACTACTACGACGCCGGTGACTACCCCTGGGAGGTGTTGGAGGCGGGGCAGGAGGCCGGACTCGTCGCCGCGGACATCCCCGAGGAGTACGGCGGTCGCGGGTTCGACCTGGAACAGATCCTGGCGATGGCCGAGGAGTTCTACCGCGCGGACGCCGGCATCGGGCTGACGCTGATGCTGGCGTCGTTCGGGACGGAGCTCGTCGAGACGTACGGCTCCGAGGAGCTCAAACAGGAGTACCTCCCGCCGGTCGCGGCCGGCGAGCAGCTGTCGGGGCTGGCCGTCTCCGAGCCGGAGACCGGCTCGGACCTGGCCGGGATGACGACGGCGGCGGAGAAGGTGGAGGGCGGCTACGAGATCACCGGCGAGAAGTACTGGGTCGGCAACGGCGTCGAGGCGGACTGGCTCACCGTCTACGCCAAGACCGGCGACTCCGAGGACCGCTACGGCAACTACTCGTTGTTCGTCGTGGAGACGGACCGCGACGGCTACGAGGCCGAACACATCCCGGAGAAGATGGGGATGCGCGCGTCGAAGCAGGCCCACATCGTCTTCGACGACTGTTTCGTCCCCGAGGAGAATCGGGTAGGGCCGGAGGGCTCCGGCTTCTACGCGCTCGCGGACTTCTTCAACCACGGGCGCGTCGTCGTCGGCGGCCACGGAATCGGGCTCGCCGCGGCTGCCGTCGAGGAGGCGTGGGACTTCGTCCACGGGCGCAACGCCTTCGGCCGCAACGTCTCCGAGTTCCAGGCGGTCCAACACGACCTCGCGGACATGCGGACGGAGTTCGAGGCCGCCCGCTCGCTCAACTGGCGGGCCGCCGAGAAGGTGGAACACGGGGAGCAGTCCGGGCTGTGGGCCGCGATGGCGAAGATGAAGTCGACGGAGACGGCCGTCGACTGCGCCGAGCGGGGGATGCAGCTCCACGGCGGCCGGTCGATCCTGTTGGAGAACCGTATTTCACGGGTGTACCGTGACGTTCGGATCCCGGTGATCTACGAGGGCGCCAACGAGATCCAACGCAACCTGATCTACCGGCAGTCGTAG
- the trxA gene encoding thioredoxin: MSSVADTSEPIHVDTTDQFHDLIAEHPTVVVDYYADWCGPCKMLEPTVAELAAETDAVVLKLDIEAHQELASEASVRSIPTIQFLADGEESERLVGVHDKSELVEAVESL; the protein is encoded by the coding sequence ATGAGCAGCGTAGCCGACACGAGTGAGCCGATTCACGTCGACACGACCGACCAGTTCCACGATCTGATCGCCGAGCACCCGACGGTCGTGGTCGACTACTACGCCGACTGGTGTGGCCCGTGCAAGATGCTGGAGCCGACGGTCGCCGAACTGGCGGCGGAGACGGACGCGGTCGTCCTGAAGCTGGACATCGAGGCCCACCAGGAGCTGGCCAGCGAGGCGAGCGTGCGGTCGATCCCGACGATCCAGTTCCTGGCCGACGGCGAGGAGTCCGAGCGGCTCGTCGGCGTCCACGACAAGTCCGAGCTCGTCGAGGCGGTCGAGTCGCTGTAG
- a CDS encoding SAM-dependent methyltransferase — MSLADDTELARLLCVRAARETGLLAAYLESAGTPAEAAAAADVTEPSARVTGRVLAEMGVLRRIDGEYEPTNGALGLLTKRDPRSVGDLPHRLDVLDTLVALPETMETGVPPTLPDDWNDNQVGAGETVSEATRRAVVTAALRSHPEAASVVDVCGGAGAYAAEFRERGLEATLVESSEVIEAVRPLAESRGLDVFAGPVSELNWTFDIGFLADDVTAMRETEAAATVEALAEYVADDGRLVVVDRFEGPAATAAAVRSLAAGNGDVPAPETVGDWLRAAGFDTVDHEPVPGTDRVAIVGSRA; from the coding sequence GTGTCACTCGCAGACGACACGGAACTGGCACGACTGCTGTGTGTCCGGGCCGCCCGGGAGACGGGCCTGCTCGCGGCGTACCTGGAGTCGGCCGGCACGCCGGCGGAGGCGGCGGCAGCCGCAGACGTGACGGAGCCCAGCGCTCGCGTCACCGGGCGCGTGCTCGCCGAGATGGGTGTGCTCCGTCGGATCGACGGGGAGTACGAGCCGACGAACGGCGCGCTCGGACTGTTGACGAAGCGCGACCCACGGTCCGTCGGCGACCTCCCGCACAGACTCGACGTGCTCGACACGCTCGTCGCGCTGCCGGAGACGATGGAGACGGGCGTCCCGCCGACGCTGCCGGACGACTGGAACGACAACCAGGTGGGGGCCGGCGAGACGGTGTCGGAGGCGACACGGCGGGCGGTCGTCACGGCGGCGCTGCGGAGCCACCCGGAGGCGGCGTCGGTGGTCGACGTGTGTGGCGGCGCGGGGGCGTACGCCGCCGAGTTCCGCGAGCGCGGGCTGGAGGCCACCCTCGTCGAGTCCAGCGAGGTGATCGAGGCCGTCCGGCCGTTGGCGGAGAGCCGCGGGCTGGACGTGTTCGCCGGGCCGGTGTCGGAGCTCAACTGGACGTTCGACATCGGCTTCCTCGCGGACGACGTGACGGCGATGCGGGAGACGGAGGCGGCCGCGACCGTCGAGGCGCTCGCGGAGTACGTCGCCGACGACGGACGGCTGGTCGTCGTCGACCGGTTCGAGGGGCCGGCCGCGACCGCCGCCGCCGTCCGGAGTCTGGCGGCCGGCAACGGGGACGTGCCCGCGCCGGAGACGGTCGGCGACTGGCTCCGGGCGGCGGGGTTCGACACCGTCGACCACGAGCCAGTCCCGGGGACGGACCGGGTCGCGATCGTCGGCAGCCGGGCGTGA
- a CDS encoding inositol monophosphatase: MPREQNSPDTPGPTELPHSRHTDDPMDDHTRDCLAAARAGAARASAGFRADLDAERKGDGVDSVTAADRAAQRVVTDRLAADYPAEPVVGEEGSAPDRVPASSPAWVVDPIDGTVNFVGGHPVWATSVARVVDGEPVAAATVAPALNDAYVADETTAWREPAGVTAVEGDDGDAPGGAHSAVSDTSDAAGDTSDAAGDTDRTRLSVTAESDPGQFLVNPLFGPSASDRAAFAAVAEPLLTRFGDLRRLGCAQLVLAGVASGQLHAAVSTVELNDWDTVAGVHLVRLAGGRVTDAGGDRWTPGATGLVASNGRAHEELLAVTRE; encoded by the coding sequence ATGCCCCGTGAACAAAACTCCCCCGACACGCCGGGACCGACGGAGCTACCCCACAGCCGACACACGGACGACCCGATGGACGACCACACCCGCGACTGTCTGGCCGCCGCCCGGGCCGGCGCCGCCCGAGCCTCGGCTGGGTTCCGTGCCGACCTGGACGCCGAGCGCAAAGGCGACGGCGTCGACAGCGTCACCGCTGCCGACCGTGCCGCCCAGCGTGTCGTGACCGACCGACTCGCCGCCGACTACCCCGCAGAGCCGGTGGTCGGCGAGGAGGGCTCGGCGCCCGACCGGGTTCCGGCGTCCAGCCCGGCGTGGGTCGTCGACCCCATCGACGGCACGGTCAACTTCGTCGGCGGCCACCCCGTCTGGGCGACGAGCGTCGCGCGCGTCGTCGACGGGGAGCCGGTCGCTGCCGCCACCGTCGCCCCCGCGCTGAACGACGCCTACGTCGCCGACGAGACGACCGCCTGGCGCGAGCCCGCCGGTGTCACTGCCGTCGAAGGTGACGACGGCGACGCTCCCGGCGGCGCTCACAGCGCCGTCAGCGACACCAGCGACGCCGCGGGCGACACCAGCGACGCCGCGGGCGACACCGACCGAACGAGACTGTCCGTCACGGCGGAGTCTGACCCGGGACAGTTCCTCGTCAACCCGTTGTTCGGCCCGAGCGCGAGCGATCGCGCCGCGTTCGCGGCCGTCGCGGAGCCGTTGCTCACACGGTTCGGCGACCTCCGGCGGCTGGGGTGTGCACAGCTCGTGCTCGCGGGCGTCGCGTCGGGACAGCTCCACGCTGCCGTCTCCACCGTCGAACTGAACGACTGGGACACGGTCGCGGGCGTCCACCTCGTCCGGCTCGCCGGCGGGCGCGTCACCGACGCCGGCGGCGACCGCTGGACGCCGGGCGCGACCGGGCTCGTCGCCTCGAACGGGCGAGCACACGAGGAACTGCTCGCCGTCACTCGGGAGTGA
- a CDS encoding SDR family oxidoreductase: MTEPDTDDRVTPPEIGPEDPLVLDDDRFHDGNVCLVTGAASGIGRAVALAAAANGLGVVGVDVDADGLAETADRVADCSFPGPFHAVETDLTDDDAVRAAVETARDHGEVTFLANVAGLQHVAPVESFPMDDYDLLQAVMVRAPTLLAKLCVPDFREHDHDCAVGNMASVHGHYVTADKVAYNVAKFGVRGLTNSLAAESDGDFRAFSVSTGYVKTPLVTDQIPDTAEQRGISVDEVVEDVMLGQARASELMEPVEVANQFVYGFSEHAAHLNGADLLHDDGMVNTYE; the protein is encoded by the coding sequence GTGACCGAACCTGACACCGACGACCGTGTGACGCCGCCGGAGATCGGCCCGGAGGACCCGCTCGTGTTGGACGACGACCGTTTCCACGACGGCAACGTCTGTCTCGTCACCGGGGCGGCCTCCGGGATCGGCCGGGCGGTCGCGCTCGCCGCGGCCGCGAACGGGCTCGGCGTCGTCGGCGTCGACGTGGACGCCGACGGGCTCGCCGAGACGGCCGACCGCGTCGCCGACTGTTCGTTCCCCGGGCCGTTCCACGCCGTCGAGACGGACCTGACGGACGACGACGCCGTACGCGCGGCCGTCGAGACCGCCCGCGACCACGGCGAGGTGACGTTCCTGGCGAACGTCGCCGGGCTCCAACACGTCGCGCCCGTGGAGTCGTTCCCGATGGACGACTACGACCTGCTCCAGGCGGTCATGGTCCGGGCGCCGACGCTGCTGGCGAAGCTGTGTGTCCCCGACTTCCGCGAACACGACCACGACTGCGCGGTCGGGAACATGGCGTCCGTCCACGGCCACTACGTCACTGCCGACAAGGTGGCGTACAACGTCGCCAAGTTCGGCGTCCGCGGGCTGACGAACTCGCTGGCGGCCGAGAGCGACGGCGACTTCCGCGCCTTCTCCGTGTCCACCGGCTACGTGAAGACGCCGCTCGTCACCGACCAGATCCCCGACACCGCCGAACAACGCGGCATCTCCGTCGACGAGGTCGTGGAGGACGTGATGCTCGGGCAGGCCCGCGCGTCGGAGCTGATGGAACCGGTGGAGGTGGCCAACCAGTTCGTGTACGGCTTCTCCGAGCACGCCGCTCACCTGAACGGCGCGGACCTGCTGCACGACGACGGGATGGTGAACACGTACGAGTGA
- a CDS encoding DUF5518 domain-containing protein, with protein sequence MEPYESEQPRRSHVGKYSVVGGVLSAVLVATSYWETGSEVSVTPILFVTLALGYVAEHRSSYTREVGARAGLIGGTPILWGSYDLAVSIVEFSNPTWFTPVSLASLAGFVLLIFGATALLGELGGRTGRWLAEHRGTESRTAHGHQ encoded by the coding sequence ATGGAACCGTACGAGTCAGAACAGCCGAGGAGAAGCCACGTCGGCAAGTACAGCGTCGTCGGGGGTGTACTCTCTGCCGTGCTCGTAGCGACTAGCTACTGGGAGACCGGATCTGAGGTGTCTGTCACCCCAATTCTCTTCGTCACGCTCGCACTGGGGTACGTGGCAGAGCACCGATCGAGTTACACACGTGAGGTCGGTGCCCGCGCCGGGTTGATCGGGGGAACTCCGATCCTCTGGGGGAGTTACGACCTCGCGGTGTCTATCGTCGAGTTCTCGAACCCGACGTGGTTCACACCGGTGAGTCTCGCCTCTCTCGCTGGGTTCGTGCTTCTTATCTTCGGAGCGACGGCGTTGCTCGGGGAGCTCGGCGGGAGGACCGGGCGCTGGTTGGCCGAACACCGTGGCACCGAGTCGCGTACAGCCCACGGTCACCAGTAG
- a CDS encoding 2,5-diamino-6-(ribosylamino)-4(3H)-pyrimidinone 5'-phosphate reductase codes for MYVHVNAAVSVDGKLSTPRREQVRISGPEDFDRVDEIRAEADAVAVGVGTVLADDPRLGLDDSDRAAARREAGRPPAPARVVFDSRARTPSDARLLAGDAETYVLASEAAPTADRERLRAAGATVLVAGEEQTAPQPALAALADHGVDRLMVEGGGELIFSLFDAGVVDELTVYVGSLVIGGRDAPTLADGEGFVDRASFPELALQAVDRLDDGVVLSYAVE; via the coding sequence GTGTACGTCCACGTCAACGCCGCCGTCTCCGTCGACGGGAAGCTGTCGACGCCGCGCCGCGAACAGGTCCGGATCTCCGGCCCCGAGGACTTCGACCGCGTGGACGAGATCCGGGCGGAGGCTGACGCCGTCGCGGTCGGTGTCGGCACCGTCCTCGCGGACGACCCGCGGCTCGGGTTAGACGACAGCGACCGTGCCGCCGCGCGCCGCGAAGCCGGCCGACCGCCGGCGCCCGCCCGGGTCGTGTTCGACTCTCGCGCCCGGACGCCGTCGGACGCCAGGCTGCTCGCGGGCGACGCCGAGACGTACGTCCTGGCGAGCGAGGCGGCCCCGACGGCCGACCGAGAGCGACTCCGGGCGGCGGGGGCGACGGTGCTCGTCGCCGGCGAAGAACAGACGGCACCGCAGCCCGCACTCGCCGCGCTGGCCGATCACGGCGTCGACCGTCTGATGGTCGAGGGCGGCGGGGAGCTGATCTTCTCGTTGTTCGACGCCGGCGTCGTCGACGAGCTGACCGTGTACGTCGGGTCGCTCGTGATCGGCGGCCGAGACGCCCCCACACTCGCCGACGGCGAGGGGTTCGTCGACCGGGCGTCGTTCCCCGAGCTCGCGCTCCAGGCGGTCGACCGACTGGACGACGGGGTCGTCCTCTCGTACGCCGTCGAGTAG
- a CDS encoding bis(5'-nucleosyl)-tetraphosphatase, with product MSVEATSAGAILFRDTRGRREYLLLKSRPGDWEFPKGGVEGEEELQQTAIREVKEEAGIENFRLIDGFREEYDYVFEAGGNTIHKTVHLFIAHSYEASAELSNEHRDLQWRDYDQAVNTITQDGPRDILDEAHDYLDELREETDGDYILQAEG from the coding sequence ATGTCAGTCGAAGCGACGAGCGCTGGAGCCATCCTCTTCCGCGACACTCGCGGCCGCCGGGAGTACCTCCTCCTGAAGAGCCGGCCCGGGGACTGGGAGTTCCCGAAGGGCGGGGTCGAGGGGGAAGAGGAGCTCCAGCAGACTGCGATTCGGGAGGTGAAAGAGGAGGCCGGCATCGAGAACTTCCGTCTGATCGACGGGTTCCGCGAGGAGTACGACTACGTGTTCGAGGCGGGCGGCAACACGATCCACAAGACCGTCCACCTGTTCATCGCCCACTCGTACGAGGCGTCGGCGGAGCTGTCGAACGAACACCGCGACCTCCAGTGGCGCGACTACGACCAGGCGGTCAACACGATCACCCAGGACGGGCCACGCGACATTCTCGACGAGGCCCACGACTACCTGGACGAACTCCGCGAGGAGACGGACGGCGACTACATCCTCCAGGCGGAGGGGTAG